ATATATCTTCATGTACTCGTTGATCAGGGATAAGCAAGAATTATATTCTCTATTTCTCTCTATCTACAAAGCCTACGATTGAGGGGTATAACCTCGCCGGAGAAGACGGCCGACGGCTACGAACTCCGTAGCCGAGGTCCTGCCAGTCGAGGGCTCGACGTCCTTGACAGACAGGGAAAATAAAcaattaaacatagattatgaAGGTCACATTCTTGCATGCATTGATGCATGCATACCTTATTCATAGTTTCATATCATGTTCAAACACTAGATTAACAGATGCACATTAGAAACAATGAACTGCTAAAACTTTCATCGTATTCGTGTACCTGCCTTTTCTTTTAGTCCGTCTTCATTACCTATCCAAAGGTAAGATTGTAAAGCTGCCTTTACTCCATGGATTTTTTTTCGCCTTACTTCTAGCTTGGGGTAGGAAAACCTCCCACAAATTTTGGAGGAATAATTCAGTTTGTTCACGCCCGACACTTTTGAAACTCCCAAGTAAAAATCTGAACAAGGCTGAGATGATGAACTGGCGGCACATCCACCAATGTTGCGATTCATGTGATCCCACAATTTTTTATTCCCGTCATCAATATGCAATTCTTCAAGGACCATCGTCGCTCTCTCAAAGAAGAATTTGAGCAGTTGGACACCAAGAATGTCCATGTGAAACTGCAAGCTCACTCTTCTAAGATAGAACTGCAAGCAGTTGAAGCTGAACCATTTGTCGCTCAACCAGGGATATCAGAAACCTCACATTTATCATCATTTCCACCCAAGGAAACCACTGAATCTCTGCGGCGCATGTAGTGACGAACTGACTTGTGAAAATCCAACTGAGCTTTCTGGTCTAGGTATCTTCTATTGTCCGGCGGTGGCAATTTCAGCGTGAACCGGTCGATGTACCCCCCCCCCCTATCTGAATTGCTGCATCCTCGGCACGTCGAGCTCGATCACGACACCTTCCTGGTGACCGCAATTCAATAGCACGAGGGTGGCGACGATCATGTCCTGAAGGCTCTCGAGCGAGACGGTGCACCTTCGCAACTGCAGCACCTCAAGACATTGGAAGGCGGTTGCCGGAGGGGGTCCACTACACCAGAAATGATTTGTGCAGACAGTGCTGGCAGGCATAaatgccacccgccagcacaaaaggTGCAACGGCCAACCCATTAAAACCCGTCACCACAAACACATTTGTGTTGGCGGGTAACATAACCACCTGTCAACACAAAGCAGGTGTCATGGATCCAAATTAAAGCGCGGAGGTGGGTGGGAGGCGCACCATCTACCTTATCCCTTCTCCTATCCTCTAATCTTTttcttctccctttctctccATTATCTCTCTCTTATCTCTAGGAGCGGCGGGCaaagcggcgggcggcggggactGGAGCAGCGGGCAGCGGGAATAGGAGCGGCAAGCGGTGACGagcgcgggagcggcgggcggcgggggtgggagcAGCGAGCGGCGACGGGCTCGGGAGCGGCAGGCGGCAGGGACGAGCGGCAGGGATGGGAgcagcgaggaggagcggcgggcgcggcagcggcgacggacgacgggctttttttattattatccTAAAAATATCTGTGCTGGCTGGCTACCTAAGCACCCGCTAGTGTAAATTGGAACTGTACTAGCAGGTGTCCACCCGCTAGGACAGAGACCATTTGCGCTGACAGCCGCCAGCAGAAATCGTTTTTGACCGTCTGTGAAAATTGTTTGAGGTGTAGTGGTCGCTGCAGTTGGTGATCCGCAGGACCCGGAGAGCCTCGGATGGTATGGAGTCCATGCTGAGGTCGTAAAGcccttcgtcgtcgtcgggcaTCGCCGATTCGCAGCGCTGAttggcggcgacggcagccggGAGGTTGGAATAGCTGGCCCCGATGCTGAGCTCTTCGACGGCGCGGATCGCCGGGAGGCGGAGCACGTCGTTGACGCAGTGGCAACCCTTCCCCCAGGAAGATCCGGACATGAAATCCTGAATGCTATCGggcccgtcgtcgtcctcgatgtGGACAGCGAGCCTCCTCACGGACCCGCCGTGCGCAGCGATGGCCGCGTCGGCGCCGCGGAAGAAGGCCTGGTGCTCGCCGCCGGAGGAGCGTGTGTCGAGGTTGACGGCGCCCGCCGGCATGGGCCAgagcccgcgccaccgccgcggcacGGCGGTGGACGCGGCCTCCCTGGACGGCACGAAGCCGAGGATGTGCTGCAagagctcgtcggggaggtcggACAGGCAGCGGCATGACGCTGCCGTCGTCGATGCCATCTTTCGCCGCCGCGCCCTACGTCGGGGATGGCGATGGTGGGCTGGTGGCGCGATCTGCGCGCGGGTTCTGTTAGGCTTTGACTACGCAGGCCACCATCATCGTATCGGAAACGTTTACAAGATGGGCTTTGAAAtacatgttgttgttgttgctattATATTTATAGGCCCTACGGCCCAAAGGAACATATAGATGATATCGGCCCAAATACATATTGCTGATAATAGTGGGCCAGATTCATCTgagaaaaaaattatcaaaattTAGAAGCTACTACATTGCAATGGGCAGTTTGGCATGAAGATGTTTTCATCATGGAGGATAGGTTGACACCTGAGATCTGCATAAATCCATCGCATGGTAATACAAAAGAGATCTGGTGCCAATCTGTCAATCAGCCGTAGTGTTGAACAAGGTTGATCATGAGATTGTGTCCAAAACATTTATGTATTGAATGTATGTAATTGGTTAAGATGAAGGTATAAAGTTCCATACTATTGGTAGTCATTCTTCTTGCGGAAGATGTAATTTATGAGGAAATTAAGATGAATTTGTAACAATTTGATTGACCTTTGTTcttattttttccctttttaccACTTTTCTCCTTCTTAAAAGGTACAGTGCCGTTGTGATCCCGAATGCTCATTTGCTTCTTTGGCATCCGATGTGAAAATATCTCGTTGTCGTCCATAAATtccaacaacaacaatgtcCCTTCTTTGTCACAAACCCCCCCTTCTCACTTGGTAGGGGCACTGGCAGAGACAGGGGAATAGGCGGGGCCCGGACACCCAATGTAACACTATAGCCtaacaaacaaaaaattgaGTATTTGGCCtaacaaacaaaaaattgaGTATTTGGCTTAGCCCCTAGCTAGGGGGCTCTCACCCCCACAAACTCACTAGGGAGCGGTTCCTTGATCGGGTGCTCCGTAAtgtaaggaggtgtttggataccaggggctaaactttagtcttgtcacattggatgttcggatactaattaggaggactaaacataagctaattacaaaattaattgcagaaccctaggctaaatcgcgagacaaatctcttaagcctaattaatccatcatcagtgaatggttactgtagcaccacattgtcaaatcatgggctaattaggcttaatagattcgtctcgcgatttagcctagaggttgtgtaattagttgtAATTAGTCtggatttaatactcctaattagtgtccaaacattcgatgtgacgggggctaaaattta
This genomic window from Setaria viridis chromosome 8, Setaria_viridis_v4.0, whole genome shotgun sequence contains:
- the LOC140220304 gene encoding uncharacterized protein: MASTTAASCRCLSDLPDELLQHILGFVPSREAASTAVPRRWRGLWPMPAGAVNLDTRSSGGEHQAFFRGADAAIAAHGGSVRRLAVHIEDDDGPDSIQDFMSGSSWGKGCHCVNDVLRLPAIRAVEELSIGASYSNLPAAVAANQRCESAMPDDDEGLYDLSMDSIPSEALRVLRITNCSDHYTSNNFHRRSKTISAGGCQRKWSLS